The Kogia breviceps isolate mKogBre1 chromosome 4, mKogBre1 haplotype 1, whole genome shotgun sequence genome window below encodes:
- the SPINK1 gene encoding serine protease inhibitor Kazal-type 1, whose product MKVASIFLLTALVLLNLSGSTTANFLEREAKCTYEVSGCPKIYNPVCGTDGVTYSNECVLCIENKKHKIPVLIQKSGPC is encoded by the exons ATGAAGGTAGCCAGCATCTTTCTTCTCACTGCCTTGGTCCTATTGAATTTATCTG GCAGTACTACAGCTAACTTCCTGGAAAGAGAG GCTAAATGTACATATGAAGTGAGTGGATGTCCCAAGATTTATAACCCTGTCTGTGGGACAGATGGAGTTACTTATTCTAATGAATGCGTGTTATGTATTGAAAATAA GAAACACAAGATTCCTGTCCTCATTCAAAAATCTGGGCCTTGCTGA